In Streptomyces puniciscabiei, a single genomic region encodes these proteins:
- a CDS encoding DUF6884 domain-containing protein — protein sequence MTTNDHLDYFKPQLVVIPCGSRKLGSPARSADMYVGSYHRACRKAADALQPDLLLILSARHGLLDLDDVIEPYDTPHGAADAVTSQVLLDQATVRDIVGLDPVVALGGARHISLVRSVWPHVHTPLAGARGMGEQMARLAAFRKGRGMPLT from the coding sequence ATGACCACAAACGACCATCTCGACTACTTCAAGCCGCAACTCGTCGTCATCCCGTGCGGCAGCCGCAAACTGGGCTCGCCCGCGCGCTCCGCAGACATGTACGTAGGCTCCTACCACCGGGCATGCCGCAAGGCCGCCGACGCACTGCAACCTGACCTGCTGCTCATTCTCTCCGCACGCCACGGGCTCCTCGACCTCGACGACGTCATCGAGCCGTACGACACACCTCATGGTGCAGCCGACGCGGTAACGAGCCAGGTCCTTCTGGACCAGGCAACCGTGCGTGACATCGTGGGCCTTGACCCGGTGGTGGCCCTCGGCGGTGCACGACACATCAGCCTCGTGCGCTCCGTCTGGCCGCACGTCCACACGCCGTTGGCCGGAGCACGCGGTATGGGTGAGCAAATGGCCCGGC
- a CDS encoding MFS transporter encodes MQVMLLLDVTVVNVALPPIQHDLGFTTTGLAWVVNGYTVTYGGLLMLGGRLGDLLGRRRLFLTGLAIFALASASAGVAQQAGVLIAGRFVQGVGAALVSPAALSLVTLLFTQRQERARAMAVWSGLAGVGVALGVVLSGILTTIASWRWIFFINLPIAAFAFFATFRLVSESRATKRGRPDVLGAVTVTLGLLLVVFGLLEKDSHVWFSFPVLGCVGIGVLCLIGFVLVEAHVAQPLVPLAFLRSRNRSIANVVRICYYVGFATLFFSLSLYVQRILHFSALATGFAFVPFGLVILFSATVMAPRLLPRFGLRALNGGGLAVTTVGYVLLAGLSSHGTYVADVLPGLILVPLGGGLVLVGSTVAGVDGATGEDAGIATSMNNASMQIGSAIGLAALVSLGTGHAAVLRRAGADQVTAAAHGYAFSFTIAAGMTAFGAFLGFAGIHPTPAETPTVRTNAKERVV; translated from the coding sequence GTGCAGGTGATGCTGCTCCTCGATGTGACCGTGGTCAATGTCGCACTTCCCCCCATCCAGCACGATCTCGGCTTCACGACCACGGGCCTGGCATGGGTCGTCAACGGATACACCGTCACCTACGGTGGACTGCTGATGCTTGGCGGACGCCTGGGTGATCTGCTCGGCCGCAGACGCCTCTTCCTGACCGGCTTGGCGATCTTCGCGCTGGCGTCGGCGAGCGCGGGAGTGGCCCAGCAAGCCGGTGTACTGATCGCCGGCCGCTTCGTACAGGGCGTCGGCGCGGCACTCGTCAGCCCGGCAGCCCTGTCCCTGGTGACGCTGCTGTTCACACAGCGGCAGGAAAGGGCACGGGCCATGGCCGTCTGGAGCGGCCTGGCCGGAGTTGGGGTAGCCCTGGGAGTCGTGCTCTCGGGCATCCTGACCACCATCGCCTCCTGGCGTTGGATATTCTTCATCAATCTACCCATCGCCGCGTTCGCGTTTTTCGCCACTTTCAGGCTCGTCTCCGAAAGCCGGGCCACCAAGCGCGGTCGGCCTGACGTCCTCGGCGCCGTCACCGTCACCCTCGGTCTGCTCCTGGTCGTGTTCGGCCTCCTGGAGAAGGACAGTCACGTATGGTTCTCGTTCCCCGTCCTGGGTTGCGTCGGGATCGGTGTGCTCTGCCTGATCGGCTTCGTGCTGGTGGAGGCTCACGTGGCCCAGCCCCTGGTGCCCCTCGCATTCCTGCGCTCACGTAACCGGAGCATCGCCAACGTCGTGCGCATCTGCTACTACGTCGGGTTCGCCACCCTCTTCTTCTCACTGAGCCTGTATGTCCAGCGCATACTTCACTTTTCCGCGCTGGCGACCGGATTCGCCTTTGTACCGTTCGGCTTGGTCATTCTCTTCAGTGCCACCGTGATGGCACCACGCCTCCTTCCCCGGTTCGGTCTGCGGGCCCTGAACGGAGGAGGACTTGCGGTCACCACGGTCGGCTACGTCCTCCTTGCCGGCCTCAGCAGCCACGGCACCTATGTGGCCGACGTACTGCCCGGACTGATCCTCGTGCCGCTGGGAGGCGGCCTCGTCCTCGTCGGATCCACTGTCGCCGGAGTGGACGGCGCCACCGGTGAGGACGCGGGCATCGCCACCAGCATGAACAATGCGTCCATGCAGATCGGCAGCGCCATCGGCCTGGCTGCCCTGGTCTCACTGGGCACCGGCCACGCCGCCGTGCTGCGGCGTGCGGGCGCCGACCAGGTGACCGCCGCCGCGCACGGTTACGCCTTCAGCTTCACCATCGCCGCCGGCATGACGGCCTTCGGTGCGTTCCTCGGCTTCGCCGGAATCCACCCGACACCGGCCGAGACTCCGACGGTGAGGACCAACGCCAAGGAGCGCGTGGTCTGA
- a CDS encoding DNA-3-methyladenine glycosylase: MRVAGDAQEGEPPVGRMPAVLSRGPGNVRPTADGPASRPRPGSRARPRCHLVRKRVPSSNGLVGVRLEGPYPSASRQFLGPWGDARRALGRWGRRIRRPGISTGGSGLAEDRTVPGVAGTDHEQLRAFDEPGAASAGRSALREHFFDRPALEVAPELLGALVVSRSQRGVTAVRITEVEAYEGPDDPASHAFRGPNRTNRAEFGAPGTFYVYRTHAVHRCLNAVCGPGRRPASVLLRAGTVVEGADVAQERRGPGVRARDLARGPANLARALGIADLHHDGQSACDAASELFLAEPAGGVSSARVGRGPRTGVGGPAALHPWRFWMLGESSVSAYRAHPGSRQRRRAKG; this comes from the coding sequence ATGCGCGTGGCCGGTGACGCGCAGGAGGGTGAACCGCCGGTCGGCCGGATGCCCGCCGTGTTGTCTCGCGGCCCGGGAAACGTTCGCCCGACTGCGGATGGTCCAGCATCGCGTCCGCGGCCTGGATCGCGTGCTCGGCCTCGATGTCACCTCGTCCGGAAGCGTGTTCCTTCCTCCAACGGCCTGGTGGGCGTTCGGCTCGAAGGTCCGTATCCGAGTGCCTCACGGCAGTTTCTCGGGCCATGGGGCGACGCAAGGAGAGCGCTGGGACGGTGGGGGCGTCGGATCCGGCGTCCCGGAATCTCGACAGGAGGCAGCGGCTTGGCAGAGGACCGGACGGTCCCGGGCGTGGCCGGGACTGATCACGAGCAGTTGCGGGCGTTCGATGAGCCGGGGGCTGCGTCGGCAGGGCGGTCCGCCTTGCGCGAGCACTTCTTCGACCGGCCTGCCCTCGAGGTGGCTCCCGAACTCCTGGGGGCTCTCGTGGTCTCGCGCTCGCAGCGCGGCGTGACGGCTGTGCGTATCACCGAGGTGGAGGCGTACGAGGGGCCCGATGACCCGGCCTCGCACGCGTTCCGGGGTCCGAACCGGACCAATCGAGCGGAGTTCGGGGCCCCGGGGACCTTCTACGTGTACCGGACGCACGCGGTGCATCGGTGCCTGAACGCCGTCTGCGGGCCCGGGCGGCGTCCCGCTTCGGTGCTGCTCCGCGCCGGCACCGTCGTGGAGGGAGCGGACGTCGCGCAAGAACGCCGGGGGCCTGGGGTACGGGCGCGCGATCTGGCGCGCGGCCCGGCCAACCTCGCGCGAGCGTTGGGCATCGCCGATCTGCATCATGACGGTCAGTCAGCATGCGACGCAGCGTCGGAGTTGTTCCTCGCGGAGCCCGCCGGGGGTGTCTCGTCCGCGCGGGTCGGCCGAGGGCCGCGGACGGGGGTGGGCGGTCCTGCTGCTTTGCATCCCTGGCGCTTCTGGATGCTGGGCGAGTCGAGCGTCAGCGCCTATCGGGCGCACCCGGGGTCCCGCCAACGGAGGCGGGCGAAGGGCTGA
- a CDS encoding GlxA family transcriptional regulator codes for MKDRPSGRKPLLVTVLVFPGVRLLDVTGPIEVFTTANEFGGRYRVRTVSPDGADVVTAAGTGLRVDLAAAQVQAASDVVVIPGGPEWPSLIKDDALLDAMRGLDARGCRTASICTGAFLLAAAGLLDGRKATTHWRFADQLALRYPKVTVEADALFVRDGHIMTSAGVTSGIDLSLALVEEHLGADVARAVAKDMVVFMQRPGGQSQFSVRTHTPRARQEMLRRVLDAVAEDPSAPHTLAAMARRAGVSTRHMTRLFHDEMHTTPARYVEQVRMEAAQAMLEDSDDPMATVARRTGFGSPESLRRAFTRNLGITPGAYRARFRTTHTGVDGKGA; via the coding sequence ATGAAGGACAGGCCGTCAGGCAGGAAGCCGCTCCTGGTGACCGTGCTGGTCTTCCCCGGCGTACGGCTGCTCGACGTCACCGGACCGATCGAGGTGTTCACGACAGCCAACGAATTCGGCGGTCGCTACCGCGTACGCACGGTCTCCCCTGACGGCGCCGACGTGGTCACCGCAGCCGGCACCGGACTGCGCGTCGACCTCGCTGCCGCGCAGGTACAGGCGGCCAGCGATGTGGTCGTCATCCCCGGCGGCCCGGAGTGGCCCTCCCTCATCAAGGACGACGCGCTGCTGGACGCCATGAGAGGGCTCGACGCACGCGGCTGCCGCACGGCGTCCATCTGCACCGGCGCCTTTCTCCTCGCCGCGGCCGGACTGCTCGACGGACGGAAGGCGACAACGCACTGGCGCTTCGCCGACCAGCTCGCCCTGCGCTACCCGAAGGTGACCGTGGAAGCGGACGCCCTGTTCGTACGCGACGGCCACATCATGACCTCCGCAGGCGTCACCTCGGGCATCGATCTCTCGCTCGCCCTGGTCGAGGAGCACCTCGGCGCCGACGTCGCCCGCGCCGTGGCCAAGGACATGGTCGTGTTCATGCAGCGGCCGGGCGGCCAGTCCCAGTTCAGTGTCCGCACCCACACCCCGCGCGCGAGACAGGAGATGCTGCGCCGGGTCCTGGACGCGGTCGCCGAGGACCCGTCCGCCCCGCACACCCTTGCCGCCATGGCGCGCCGGGCAGGCGTGAGCACCCGCCACATGACACGCCTGTTCCACGACGAGATGCACACGACCCCGGCCCGCTACGTCGAGCAGGTCCGCATGGAGGCCGCCCAGGCGATGCTGGAAGACAGCGACGACCCCATGGCCACGGTGGCCCGGCGCACCGGCTTCGGGTCACCGGAGTCCCTGCGTCGGGCCTTCACGCGCAACCTCGGCATCACGCCGGGAGCCTACCGGGCACGCTTCCGCACCACGCACACCGGAGTCGACGGCAAGGGCGCCTGA
- a CDS encoding TDT family transporter, which produces MTPHPSTSRAVPSQVGPAPRASAVCSAPRSSALVRDQPDEANGRKRGRLGPGWFAAVMGSGIVAVAAATLPRSFPGLGEAATVVWAGTALLLIVLAVSYTGQRALRVHAGDPVLAQFFGAPPMALLTVGAGTLLLGRRLIGERAAVDADWVLWSAGTVLGLATACTVPYLMVARHRFTPDAAFGGWLLPVVPPLVSAAAGALLIPRAPAGQVRLALLLCCYSMLGLGLVAVLLVLAMVYSRLVHHDAPGGAVVPTMWIGVGALDQAVTALGTLATASPSALPAPYARGSGVVALLGGLGIWGFALLWLVLATALTVREIRRGLPFAATWWSFIFPLGACVTGTSALAARTGSQLFVWIAVVLYALLVAAWAVVAWHSLRHAVRQRERARR; this is translated from the coding sequence GTGACACCCCACCCCAGTACCAGCCGAGCGGTCCCGTCCCAGGTCGGCCCGGCCCCGAGAGCGTCCGCGGTCTGCTCGGCCCCGAGATCATCCGCGCTTGTACGTGACCAGCCGGACGAGGCGAACGGCAGGAAGCGGGGCCGGCTCGGTCCCGGCTGGTTCGCCGCCGTCATGGGCAGCGGGATCGTCGCCGTCGCGGCCGCCACCCTGCCGCGCAGTTTCCCCGGGCTCGGCGAGGCCGCCACGGTGGTCTGGGCGGGGACCGCGCTGCTGCTGATCGTGCTCGCCGTCAGCTATACCGGGCAGCGGGCGCTGCGGGTGCATGCCGGTGATCCGGTACTGGCCCAGTTCTTCGGGGCGCCGCCGATGGCTCTGCTCACCGTCGGCGCCGGGACGCTGCTGCTCGGCCGGCGGCTGATCGGGGAGCGTGCGGCGGTGGATGCGGACTGGGTGCTGTGGTCGGCCGGTACGGTGCTGGGTCTTGCCACCGCCTGCACGGTGCCGTATCTCATGGTCGCGCGGCACCGTTTCACGCCGGACGCGGCGTTCGGCGGCTGGCTGCTACCGGTGGTGCCGCCGCTGGTCTCCGCCGCGGCGGGCGCGCTGCTCATCCCGCGGGCGCCGGCCGGGCAGGTGCGGCTGGCCCTGCTGCTGTGCTGCTACTCGATGCTCGGGCTCGGGTTGGTCGCGGTCCTGCTGGTGCTGGCCATGGTCTACAGCCGCCTGGTGCATCATGACGCGCCCGGCGGTGCGGTGGTGCCCACGATGTGGATCGGCGTGGGGGCGCTGGATCAGGCGGTGACAGCGCTGGGGACGCTGGCCACGGCGTCGCCGAGCGCGCTGCCCGCCCCGTACGCGCGCGGGAGTGGTGTCGTAGCGCTCCTGGGTGGGCTCGGGATCTGGGGCTTCGCCCTGCTGTGGCTGGTACTGGCCACGGCGCTGACCGTACGGGAAATCCGCAGAGGGCTGCCCTTCGCGGCCACCTGGTGGTCCTTCATCTTCCCCCTCGGTGCGTGCGTCACCGGCACCAGCGCGCTCGCTGCTCGTACGGGCTCGCAGCTGTTCGTCTGGATCGCCGTCGTCCTGTACGCCCTGCTCGTCGCCGCCTGGGCGGTGGTCGCCTGGCACTCCCTGCGCCATGCTGTCCGGCAGCGTGAGCGCGCCCGCCGCTGA
- a CDS encoding DUF488 family protein: MGDQRHKYAAARLRDLAQHRRLTLLTSTQDMDHSHTAVLAEWLTEPGSHDERRPDAARPEHGRAAPGSGRPDTARRSPPRWPISTRAHSRS; encoded by the coding sequence CTGGGCGATCAACGGCACAAATACGCAGCTGCCCGGCTTCGGGACCTGGCCCAACACCGCAGACTCACCCTGCTGACCTCCACCCAGGACATGGACCACAGCCATACCGCGGTCCTGGCCGAATGGCTCACCGAACCCGGCTCTCACGATGAGCGGCGCCCGGATGCCGCCCGTCCCGAGCACGGACGCGCCGCTCCCGGTTCCGGCCGCCCGGACACCGCGCGGCGGTCTCCGCCGCGGTGGCCAATCTCAACGCGCGCGCACTCGCGTTCATGA
- a CDS encoding DUF488 domain-containing protein, translated as MSEIICRRIDEQTPSEDGEVGERVLVDRVWLKGLRRQGAPLDEWLREVAPSIELQRWYGRHRQRFGEFRRRYLTDWAINGTNTQLPGFGTWPNTADSPC; from the coding sequence GTGTCCGAGATCATCTGCCGCAGAATCGACGAGCAGACGCCGAGCGAGGACGGCGAGGTCGGCGAGCGCGTGCTGGTCGACCGGGTCTGGCTGAAAGGTCTGCGCCGGCAAGGCGCACCGCTCGACGAGTGGCTGCGGGAGGTCGCACCCTCCATCGAGCTGCAGCGCTGGTACGGCCGCCACCGCCAGCGGTTCGGTGAGTTCCGCCGCCGCTATCTCACCGACTGGGCGATCAACGGCACAAATACGCAGCTGCCCGGCTTCGGGACCTGGCCCAACACCGCAGACTCACCCTGCTGA